One window from the genome of bacterium HR11 encodes:
- the bepA_11 gene encoding Beta-barrel assembly-enhancing protease, whose translation MDHLECLKAIAHGIPFAQALGFSEADVQKIAGLAAGLCQEGRWESALKLWAGLVSLQPERAEFWSALGSTLTRMGRHEEAIPVLTFALRTDPTDTAALVNRAECYIATAQVEAAVADLEQVIRQAMTETDPVADRARQLVYALYEFFRRVHPSG comes from the coding sequence ATGGATCACTTGGAGTGTCTGAAAGCCATCGCCCATGGCATCCCCTTCGCCCAGGCTTTGGGCTTCTCGGAGGCGGACGTCCAGAAGATTGCCGGTCTGGCGGCCGGTCTCTGTCAGGAGGGTCGCTGGGAGTCGGCCCTGAAGCTGTGGGCCGGCCTGGTGAGCCTCCAGCCGGAACGGGCCGAGTTCTGGTCCGCCCTGGGGTCGACCCTTACGCGCATGGGCCGGCATGAGGAGGCCATCCCGGTCCTCACGTTCGCCCTCCGGACGGATCCGACGGACACGGCGGCCCTCGTGAATCGGGCCGAATGTTACATCGCCACGGCGCAGGTCGAGGCGGCCGTCGCCGACCTGGAACAGGTCATCCGGCAGGCCATGACCGAGACAGACCCGGTCGCCGACCGGGCCCGTCAGCTGGTGTACGCCCTCTATGAGTTCTTCCGCCGGGTTCATCCGAGCGGATAG